A window of Chitinophaga sp. MM2321 contains these coding sequences:
- a CDS encoding patatin-like phospholipase family protein, with the protein MNPGQLLYIGRVTCLILLSILLLHQQAAAQQSGQGRPKIGLTLSGGGARGLAHIGILEAIDSAGLKIDYITGTSMGSIVGALYAMGYAGDSIEAIAHRLDWNSLFSNQPVLTDISYEEKNEYNKYIIEIPFEYGKPKLASGVISGEALWLELARLGWPVRDQKDFTKFNIPFKCIATDVATGEIVTLDSGEIVTSMRASMAIPSVFTAVKIGDRKLVDGGVVRNFPVITAKEMGADIVIGSNVSGGLRKADQLITPIDILYQLGFYKDAEDFKEARKQCDIYISVNKYLRNYSAAAFGSVDSIIEAGRRRGREFYPVFKHLADSLNALYPTTPFVANRLPFAADVELSGINVSGLVHADRKFFLQRLHLKPGGCYSREQLRNAILKVYGTRFFNLITYNLVPEGYGKSRMDITAVENPLTYVKFALNYNTFTGASAILNLTQRNFIVPNSRSFVTAAISENPRLEAQYFKYMGRSRDFGFGLSTYYENSGLTFYDEDFGKMQQYRNKYANVNVNFQYSPGRNMSMGAGTRWEYIKYKPQFSPFMEVSGSTNQLNSYVYYGINSLNRKMYPTSGLLLNLEGGYIYNQHPGIKVNTNGQPLDLDSAGVKFNDYQRIMLMTKYYIPLGQSHRSALELDGGLGLNLGYNESAVNAFVVGGMTNVTRNQIPFVGLYEGEVISSSVGALQVAWQYEVIRNIFAIPRIGAAVYDADVFNAGRFKYLSGYGLGAGYSSRLGPIEATMMYSDQSGKLKFYVNMGFNF; encoded by the coding sequence ATGAATCCAGGACAGTTACTTTATATCGGCAGGGTTACGTGCTTAATATTATTAAGCATCCTCCTTTTGCATCAGCAGGCGGCAGCGCAGCAATCCGGTCAGGGGCGGCCTAAGATCGGGCTGACACTCAGTGGTGGCGGGGCCCGCGGGTTAGCGCATATCGGTATCCTGGAGGCGATAGACAGTGCCGGGCTCAAGATAGACTACATAACGGGTACGAGTATGGGAAGTATTGTAGGGGCCTTGTACGCAATGGGATATGCCGGTGATTCCATTGAAGCCATCGCCCACAGGCTCGACTGGAATAGCCTTTTCAGTAATCAGCCGGTGCTCACAGATATATCTTATGAAGAAAAAAACGAGTACAACAAATACATTATTGAAATCCCATTTGAATATGGCAAGCCGAAACTGGCTTCCGGCGTGATTTCCGGCGAAGCCCTCTGGCTGGAACTGGCGAGATTAGGATGGCCGGTAAGAGATCAGAAGGACTTCACCAAATTCAACATCCCCTTTAAATGCATCGCTACAGACGTGGCCACCGGCGAAATAGTAACGCTCGACAGCGGCGAGATCGTAACGAGTATGCGTGCCAGTATGGCCATACCATCCGTTTTTACCGCCGTGAAAATTGGCGACCGTAAACTGGTAGATGGTGGTGTGGTACGCAATTTTCCGGTCATCACCGCCAAGGAAATGGGGGCCGACATTGTGATCGGCTCCAATGTGAGCGGTGGATTACGGAAAGCGGACCAGTTGATAACACCCATTGATATCCTTTACCAGCTGGGATTTTATAAGGACGCGGAAGATTTTAAAGAAGCGCGTAAACAATGCGATATTTATATTTCGGTTAATAAATACCTGCGGAATTATTCAGCGGCCGCCTTTGGCAGCGTGGATTCTATCATCGAAGCCGGCCGCCGGAGAGGGCGGGAGTTTTACCCTGTCTTCAAACACCTGGCGGATTCCCTGAATGCCCTTTATCCTACCACACCATTTGTTGCCAACAGGTTGCCTTTTGCCGCAGACGTAGAACTCAGCGGTATCAACGTTTCGGGGCTGGTACATGCTGACAGGAAGTTTTTTCTGCAACGCCTGCATCTGAAGCCAGGCGGTTGTTATTCAAGAGAACAATTGCGCAATGCTATCCTGAAGGTATACGGTACCCGCTTTTTCAACCTGATTACTTACAACCTTGTTCCTGAAGGATATGGTAAAAGCAGGATGGATATTACAGCCGTGGAAAACCCGCTCACCTATGTAAAATTTGCGTTGAACTATAACACCTTCACCGGCGCCAGTGCTATCCTCAACCTGACGCAACGTAATTTTATTGTGCCTAACTCCCGTTCATTTGTAACGGCCGCCATTAGCGAGAACCCACGCCTGGAAGCACAATACTTTAAGTATATGGGGCGTAGCCGCGATTTCGGCTTCGGACTAAGCACCTATTATGAAAATAGCGGGCTTACTTTTTATGATGAAGATTTTGGCAAGATGCAGCAGTATCGTAATAAATATGCCAATGTAAACGTGAACTTTCAGTATAGCCCTGGCCGTAATATGTCGATGGGTGCCGGCACCCGCTGGGAGTACATCAAATATAAACCGCAGTTCTCTCCCTTCATGGAGGTGAGCGGCAGTACCAATCAGCTGAATAGCTATGTTTATTACGGAATAAATTCGCTCAACCGTAAAATGTATCCTACCAGCGGGCTGTTGCTGAACCTGGAAGGCGGTTATATCTACAATCAACATCCGGGTATCAAGGTAAATACGAACGGGCAACCGCTGGACCTGGATAGTGCCGGTGTAAAGTTTAACGATTATCAGCGTATTATGCTGATGACGAAATACTACATTCCTTTGGGTCAAAGCCATCGATCGGCGCTGGAACTGGATGGTGGACTGGGTTTGAACCTCGGCTACAATGAATCTGCTGTGAATGCATTTGTTGTAGGGGGGATGACCAATGTAACCCGGAACCAGATCCCCTTTGTCGGGCTATACGAAGGAGAGGTGATTTCATCCAGTGTGGGTGCATTGCAGGTGGCCTGGCAGTATGAAGTGATCAGAAATATATTTGCGATTCCGCGTATAGGCGCTGCCGTTTATGATGCTGATGTATTCAACGCGGGACGATTTAAATACCTCAGTGGTTATGGCCTGGGAGCCGGCTACAGCAGCCGCCTCGGACCTATAGAAGCTACCATGATGTACAGCGACCAGTCAGGGAAATTGAAGTTCTATGTAAACATGGGATTCAATTTCTGA
- a CDS encoding pyridoxal phosphate-dependent aminotransferase family protein produces MSVHFLAQHLLQRREQHAFRELRLPGQQIDFCSNDYLGLARSTALQEAVHTLLQERPVMHGSTGSRLLAGNYEWINSVESDLAAFHHAAAALIYNSGYDANVGLFSCVPQKGDTVIYDQLIHASIRDGMRLSRAQTFSFFHNDVQDLEKKLQHATGNIFVAVESVYSMDGDMAPVAAIADICRQHGAHLIVDEAHATGVVGNRGEGLIQHLGLEHACFARVHTFGKAVGCHGAVILGDSVLRDFLINFSRPFIYTTALPPTAIAAIEASYSLFPYMQEARTQLAALIYHFRTGVQKLELLPSETPIQVVLTRGNEHTRAVAAALQQAGLDVRAILHPTVAKGQERLRIVIHSFNTTEEIDLLIKVLLQ; encoded by the coding sequence ATGTCAGTACATTTTCTAGCACAACACCTGTTGCAACGCCGGGAGCAGCACGCTTTCCGGGAGTTGCGGCTACCGGGGCAGCAAATTGATTTCTGTTCCAATGACTACCTGGGACTGGCCCGCAGCACAGCTTTGCAGGAAGCAGTACATACACTGTTACAGGAAAGGCCCGTGATGCATGGCAGCACAGGGTCGCGGTTGCTGGCAGGTAATTATGAATGGATAAATTCGGTAGAAAGTGATCTGGCGGCGTTTCATCATGCCGCTGCTGCATTGATCTATAATTCCGGCTATGATGCCAATGTGGGTTTATTTTCCTGCGTGCCGCAAAAAGGGGATACCGTGATCTATGATCAGCTGATCCATGCATCTATCCGTGATGGAATGCGGTTGTCGCGGGCGCAGACATTTTCTTTTTTCCACAACGACGTACAGGATCTGGAGAAGAAGCTGCAACATGCTACCGGCAATATTTTCGTTGCCGTGGAATCTGTTTATTCGATGGATGGAGATATGGCGCCGGTGGCGGCCATAGCGGATATTTGCAGGCAACATGGTGCGCATCTGATTGTAGATGAAGCGCATGCCACCGGTGTGGTGGGCAACAGGGGAGAAGGACTGATCCAGCACCTGGGACTGGAACACGCCTGTTTTGCCCGTGTTCATACCTTTGGTAAAGCAGTGGGCTGTCATGGTGCCGTGATATTAGGCGATAGCGTGCTGCGTGATTTTCTCATCAACTTTTCCCGGCCATTTATTTATACCACTGCATTGCCACCTACCGCTATTGCAGCCATAGAAGCCAGTTATAGCCTGTTCCCCTATATGCAGGAAGCGCGTACACAGCTGGCCGCATTGATTTATCATTTCAGAACCGGTGTGCAAAAGCTGGAATTGTTGCCCAGTGAAACGCCTATCCAGGTGGTGCTGACGCGCGGTAATGAACATACCCGCGCTGTTGCAGCGGCCCTGCAGCAGGCTGGACTGGACGTGCGGGCCATCCTGCACCCAACAGTAGCAAAAGGACAGGAGCGGCTGAGGATCGTCATACATAGTTTTAATACCACGGAAGAAATAGACTTGCTGATAAAAGTTTTATTGCAATAA
- a CDS encoding glycoside hydrolase family 2 TIM barrel-domain containing protein codes for MIKKSWFHIHIAALLVILAGCTSSPTPNHNRKVFISKEGAQYTLYRDGSPYMIKGAAGFEDLRKLHDAGGNTIRTWDTLNLGKILDDAYANNIAVIAGFPMPVSNFLFFYQDTSKVAAQYAAFRDIVNRYKSHPALLMWCLGNEVDFPYKPSFRDFYKAYNHLLEMIHTIDPDHPVTTALINLNRRCIYNIRWKVPDLDLISINIFGELQQLQNDLKKFSWFWDGPFLITEWGINGPWESEFTAWGAPIENTSTKKAAQYQQLYEQFMPVKNPRFLGSCVFYWGNKQEVTHTWFSMFTKEGAASETVNVMQYLWTGKRPAIEAPALKYMLLAGKGARDNIMFNPNSVQTAEILFQNVTSDSLRIQWEILEEDWHAKKMYETNTEKPASFDSLILFSGEHKVTFRSPAKEGPYRIFATVFDNNGHFASTNTPFYVVSK; via the coding sequence ATGATTAAGAAATCCTGGTTCCATATCCATATAGCTGCTTTGCTTGTAATTCTTGCGGGGTGTACTTCTTCACCCACACCCAACCATAACCGGAAAGTCTTTATCAGCAAGGAGGGCGCGCAGTATACACTTTACCGTGATGGTAGCCCATATATGATAAAAGGCGCAGCCGGTTTTGAAGATCTGCGGAAACTGCATGATGCGGGCGGCAACACTATCCGTACCTGGGATACCTTAAACCTCGGCAAGATCCTGGATGATGCTTACGCAAATAATATTGCCGTCATCGCAGGTTTCCCCATGCCTGTCAGCAACTTCCTGTTTTTCTACCAGGATACGTCGAAGGTAGCAGCGCAATATGCTGCTTTCAGGGATATTGTGAACCGGTATAAATCTCATCCGGCGTTATTAATGTGGTGCCTCGGAAACGAAGTGGATTTCCCGTACAAACCCAGCTTCAGGGACTTTTACAAAGCGTATAACCATTTGCTGGAAATGATCCATACCATAGATCCCGACCATCCCGTGACCACTGCATTAATAAATCTCAACAGAAGATGCATTTATAATATACGATGGAAAGTGCCGGACCTGGATCTGATCTCTATAAATATCTTCGGAGAACTACAACAGCTGCAAAACGATCTTAAAAAGTTTTCATGGTTCTGGGACGGTCCGTTCCTGATCACGGAATGGGGCATCAATGGACCCTGGGAATCAGAATTTACTGCATGGGGCGCTCCAATTGAGAATACGAGTACGAAGAAAGCAGCACAATACCAGCAGCTGTATGAGCAGTTTATGCCGGTTAAAAACCCACGTTTCCTTGGTTCCTGCGTTTTCTATTGGGGCAATAAGCAGGAAGTGACACATACCTGGTTTAGCATGTTTACGAAAGAAGGCGCTGCATCAGAAACAGTAAACGTAATGCAGTATTTGTGGACCGGCAAACGACCGGCGATAGAGGCGCCGGCACTAAAGTACATGCTGCTGGCAGGTAAAGGTGCCAGGGATAATATCATGTTCAATCCCAATAGTGTGCAGACAGCTGAAATACTTTTTCAAAACGTTACCAGTGATTCTTTACGTATTCAATGGGAAATTCTGGAAGAAGACTGGCATGCAAAGAAAATGTATGAAACCAATACAGAAAAACCTGCGTCTTTTGATAGTCTAATCCTTTTCAGCGGAGAACATAAAGTAACATTCCGTTCCCCTGCAAAGGAAGGCCCTTACAGGATTTTTGCAACAGTTTTCGACAACAACGGGCATTTTGCCTCCACCAATACACCTTTTTATGTAGTCAGTAAATGA
- a CDS encoding tRNA-(ms[2]io[6]A)-hydroxylase gives MSKVSILGLKLPTDPRWVNLAEISLQEILTDHAYCEQKAASSAISLIQRNPERERLVEELAPIVTEEWGHFRQVLAEMKKRGLALGRQRKDDYVNALMENRVKGGHADNAFLDALLIFALIEARSCERFRLLSEGLEDEYMREFYRRFMISEAGHYRLFIDLANEYFPEEKVKTRWQEWLKMEAKILQNIEVRGDRMH, from the coding sequence ATGAGCAAAGTATCTATACTCGGATTAAAGTTGCCCACAGATCCCCGCTGGGTTAATCTCGCAGAGATCTCTCTACAGGAGATCCTCACCGACCACGCCTATTGCGAACAAAAGGCTGCTTCCTCCGCTATCTCCCTGATCCAGCGCAACCCTGAAAGGGAAAGACTGGTGGAGGAACTGGCGCCTATTGTAACGGAAGAATGGGGGCATTTCCGCCAGGTACTGGCTGAAATGAAAAAGCGCGGACTGGCATTAGGCCGGCAGCGTAAAGATGACTACGTGAATGCATTAATGGAGAACCGTGTAAAAGGTGGTCATGCAGACAATGCCTTCCTCGACGCCCTCCTCATTTTTGCATTGATCGAAGCGCGCAGCTGCGAGCGTTTCCGCTTGTTAAGCGAAGGACTGGAAGATGAATACATGCGCGAATTCTATCGCCGCTTCATGATTTCAGAAGCAGGACATTACCGCCTGTTCATCGATCTTGCCAATGAATATTTCCCCGAAGAAAAAGTAAAAACACGCTGGCAGGAATGGCTCAAAATGGAAGCCAAAATCCTACAAAATATAGAAGTCAGAGGAGACAGAATGCACTAA